The genomic region CCCATCAAGTCGGCTGCTACCCGCATTGCTGCACTGCTCTCGGGTGAAGTGGATCTTGTACTTGACCCAACGCCTCAAGACTTGGCGCGCTTGCGCGCCAACTCGGAGCTGAAGGTCGTTGATGGTCTTGAGAACCGCACCATCTTTTTGGGTATGGATCAGTTCCGCGACGAACTGCCTGGCTCCAACGTCAAGGGCAAGAATCCTTTGAAGGATGTGCGTGTCCGCAAGGCTTTGTACCAAGCGATTGATGCAGACACCATCTCCCGCAGCATCATGCGCGGGCTGGGCAAACCTACTGGCACCCTGGTGGCGCCTCAAGTCGCTGGCTGGACTGAGTCCGTGGCCAAGCGCTTGCCTTACAGCGTTGATACTGCCAAGAAACTGCTGGCTGAGGCAGGCTACCCCGACGGTTTTGAAGTGGACTTTGCATGCCCCAACAACCGTTACATCAACGACGAGGCCATTTGCCAAGCGGTCACAGCCATGTGGTCGCGTGTGGGCGTGAAGGCCAAGCTGCGCACCTTGCCGCTGGTCAATTACTTCCCCATGATTCAACGCTACGAAGCCAGCATCTACATGCTGGGCTGGGGTGTGCCCACGTTTGACTCCCTCTACAGCCTGCAGTCCCTGGTGCGCTCTGTCGGAACCGGCGGTGATGGCAACTACAACGTAGGCCGCTACAGCAATCAGCGCATGGATTACCTGGTGGACCGCATCAAGGTCGAAACCGACGCGCCTGTGCGCGCTCGCATGCTGACCGAGGCCCTGCAACTGTCCAACGATACGGTGTCACACATCCCTCTGCATGACCAAGTGATCCCTTGGGCGATGAAGAAAAATGTGGAAATGGTGCACCGCGCGGACAACCGCGTAGACATGCGTACCGTCAAGGTGAACTGACCGGAAATGCATATAAGAAAACCGGGGGCTGAGGCCCTCGGTTTTCTTGGGAAGGTCTGCGGTGCTGTCCCGTAGACCGACAGTCTTTTGCGAAACTTTTCCCGCCGCGGTCTTCGTGCTTCATCATGACCACGGCGTTTGTTCCCGATAAAGTGACATGGCGGCCAAAAGCGGCGATGTCACGCTTTCGAAAACCAACTCGACGCTCCGATGCTTGCTTTTATTCTCCGCCGCCTCATCCAGGCAGTGATCGTGATGGTCACGGTGGCCTTCATCGCCTTCATGCTGTTCCAGTACGTGGGGGATCCGGTGGTGTTTTTGCTGGGGCAGGATGCCACCCCCGAGCAGATTCGTGAGCTGAGGGCCTCGCTTGGGCTCGACAAGCCCTTCTTTGTGCAGTTCTGGCACTTCCTGGTCAATGCTGCGCAAGGTGAGTTTGGGTTGAGCCTGCGTCAAGGGGCGAAGGTGTCCCGCCTGATTGCCGAGCGCTTTCCGGCCACCCTGGAGTTGGCGCTGGTTGCCGCGTTCCTAGCCCTGCTGGTCGGTGTGCCCATGGGTGTTTATGCCGCCCTCAAGCGCGGCACATTCACCAGCCAGCTGTTCATGACGATTTCCCTGCTGGGCGTCTCGCTGCCCACCTTCCTCATCGGTATCTTGCTGATCCTGGTGTTTTCCGTCACCCTCGGCTGGTTCCCCAGCTTTGGGCGGGGTGAAGTGGTCAAGCTCGGCTGGTGGAGTTCCGGGTTGCTCACAGCCAAGGGCTGGCACCACATCACTCTGCCTGCCATCACGCTGGCCATCTTCCAGCTCACATTGATCATGCGTCTCGTGCGGGCTGAGATGCTGGAAGTGCTGCGCACCGACTACATCAAGTTCGCCCGGGCTCGTGGCCTGTCCAACCGTGCCATCCATTTTGGGCATGCCCTCAAGAACACGCTGGTGCCCGTGATGACCATCACCGGGCTGCAACTGGGTGGGCTCATCGCATTTGCCATCATCACCGAGACCGTGTTCCAGTGGCCAGGCATGGGCCTGCTGTTCATCCAGGCGGTAACGTTTGCCGACATTCCCGTGATGGCCGCTTACCTGTGCCTGATTGCACTGATTTTTGTGGTCATCAATCTGGTGGTGGATCTGCTGTACTTTGTGGTCGATCCACGGCTGCGCGTAGGCAAGGCAGGGGGGCACTGATGCAGGCACCTCGCATGAAGGCAGGGGGCCGTGCATTTGCCCACATTGCCCAATACCACCCTGAGCTGACCGCCCTGCGGCGGGACTTGCACGCCCACCCGGAGCTGGGCTTTGAAGAGGTCTACACCGGCAAACGGGTGGTAGAAGCCCTTAAGGTCTGTGGCGTGGATGAGATCCACGAAGGCATTGGCCGCACCGGTATCGTGGCCGTCATCCGCGGGCGCAGTGTGGCCAGTGGCGCCATGGTGGGCTTGCGTGCAGATATGGACGCGCTGCCGCTGGCAGAGCACAACGACTTCGCATGGAAGTCCTGCAAGCCCGGTTTGATGCACGGCTGTGGGCACGACGGGCACACTGCCATGCTGGTGGGTGCGGCGCGTTACCTTGCAGAAACCCGCAACTTTGATGGCACCGCCGTGCTTGTGTTCCAGCCTGGTGAAGAGGGTTTTGCGGGAGCGCGCGTGATGATGGAAGACGGTCTGTTTGACCGCTTTCCGGTGCAATCCATCTATGCCATGCACAACTGGCCTGCCATGCAGCCCGGCACCATCGGCATCAATCCCGGCCCCATGATGGCGGCCGCAGACCGTGTCACCATTGAGATCACGGGCCGCGGAGGGCATGGTGCCCATGCCTACCAGACGGTGGATGTGGTGCTGGTGGCCGCGCAGATCATCACGGCTGCTCAGAGCATTGTGTCGCGCAACGTGCGGCCGCTCGAAAGCGCGGTGGTCAGCCTCTGCGCCATGAAGGCGGGCGAGCTGGGCGCATTCAGCGTTTTGCCGGGCTCAGCCACGCTCGTGGGCACCGTACGCACGTTCAACCCCGTGGTGCAGGAGATGGTCGAGAACCGCCTCAAGGAACTGTGCAGCGCCATTGCCTTGGGCTTTGGTGCCACGGCCACCGTGCATTACGAGCGCATCTATCCGGCAACCATCAACACCGAAAGCGAAGCCATTTTTGCGGGCGACGTTGCCGAGTCTCTGGTGGGCGCTGACCATGTGGTGCGTGACCTGGAGCCCAGCATGGGCGCAGAAGACTTCTCTTTCATGCTGCAGACCAAGCCCGGCGCCTATCTGCGCATAGGGCAGGGCACCGGTGCCAGTGGCAGTGCCCTGCACAACAGCCGCTACGACTTCAATGACGACATCCTGCCCTTGGGCTCGGCATTGCACGCCAGCCTGATCGAGCGGGCCATGCCGCTGCCCATGCCTTGAGGCAGATGAGCCCGCTTGCCATGTCCGGCGCTTTTTCCTTTAACGCCTGAGTCCTTTCCCCACCCTCCCCAGGAGAACCGCATGAAAATCCAACGCAAAATGACCGCGGCAGCCTTGTGTGTTGCCTTGTCTGCAGCAGGCATGGTGGCCAGCGCGCAAACGGTGCGCATTGCCAACCAGGGCGACTCCTTGTCCATGGACCCGCACTCTCTCAACGAAACCCTGCAGTTGAGCGTGACAGGCAATGTGTATGAACCCCTGGTGGGCCGCAACAAGGACCTGAGCCTGGCCCCCGCGCTGGCCACCAGCTGGAAGCAGACCTCGCCCACCGTGTGGCGTTTTGAACTGCGCAAGGGTGTCCAGTTTCATGATGGCACCCCCTTCACGGCAGACGATGTGGTGTTCAGCCTCGCCCGCACCCAGGTCGAAGGCTCTGACATGAAGAGCTACACCAACGACTTCAAGGAAGTGCGCAAGATCGACAGCCACACGGTCGAGATTGAGACCAAGACGCCATTCCCCATCCTGCCGGATGTGCTCTCGCTCGTTTACATCATGAGCAAGAAGTGGTGCGAGACCAACCAGGCCACCGTGCCAGTGGATCGTCGCAAGGGCATTGAAAACGCCGCCTCCTTCCGTGCCAATGGCACCGGCCCCTTCCGCTTGCGTGAGCGCCAGCCCAATGTGCGCACCGTGTTCACTCGCAATGGCTCCTACTGGGGCAAGATTGAAGGCAACGTGAGCGAGGTGGTGTTCACCCCCATCGGTAACGACGCAACCCGCGTGGCAGCGCTGCTGTCGGGTGAGGTGGATGTGATGGAACCTGTGCCAGTGCAGGACATTGACCGCGTCAACAGCAGCCCCAACACCCGCGCCATTACGGGGCCTGAGCTGCGCACCATCTTCCTGGGCATGGACCAGAAGCGTGACGAGCTGCTCTACTCCAACGTCAAGGGCAAGAACCCCTTCAAGGACAAGCG from Acidovorax sp. DW039 harbors:
- a CDS encoding ABC transporter substrate-binding protein: MKLKHVLLAAAVALSFTPALQAKTFKWTSQGEIATWDIHSQNNALQNGLHANVYESLVYYDSKTFNVEPMLATAWKEVTPTQVRFTLRKDVKFHDGSVMTADDVVFSLNRAMAKTSNYTPYTQGISKVNKVDAQTVDVILSAPNPVLLRQMTELRIMSKAWSEKNKSVEPKDIKGTDENFAHRNAMGTGPYMLESWQPDVKMVFKRNPNWWGKMDGNVTEIVYTPIKSAATRIAALLSGEVDLVLDPTPQDLARLRANSELKVVDGLENRTIFLGMDQFRDELPGSNVKGKNPLKDVRVRKALYQAIDADTISRSIMRGLGKPTGTLVAPQVAGWTESVAKRLPYSVDTAKKLLAEAGYPDGFEVDFACPNNRYINDEAICQAVTAMWSRVGVKAKLRTLPLVNYFPMIQRYEASIYMLGWGVPTFDSLYSLQSLVRSVGTGGDGNYNVGRYSNQRMDYLVDRIKVETDAPVRARMLTEALQLSNDTVSHIPLHDQVIPWAMKKNVEMVHRADNRVDMRTVKVN
- a CDS encoding ABC transporter permease, which gives rise to MLAFILRRLIQAVIVMVTVAFIAFMLFQYVGDPVVFLLGQDATPEQIRELRASLGLDKPFFVQFWHFLVNAAQGEFGLSLRQGAKVSRLIAERFPATLELALVAAFLALLVGVPMGVYAALKRGTFTSQLFMTISLLGVSLPTFLIGILLILVFSVTLGWFPSFGRGEVVKLGWWSSGLLTAKGWHHITLPAITLAIFQLTLIMRLVRAEMLEVLRTDYIKFARARGLSNRAIHFGHALKNTLVPVMTITGLQLGGLIAFAIITETVFQWPGMGLLFIQAVTFADIPVMAAYLCLIALIFVVINLVVDLLYFVVDPRLRVGKAGGH
- a CDS encoding M20 aminoacylase family protein, whose amino-acid sequence is MQAPRMKAGGRAFAHIAQYHPELTALRRDLHAHPELGFEEVYTGKRVVEALKVCGVDEIHEGIGRTGIVAVIRGRSVASGAMVGLRADMDALPLAEHNDFAWKSCKPGLMHGCGHDGHTAMLVGAARYLAETRNFDGTAVLVFQPGEEGFAGARVMMEDGLFDRFPVQSIYAMHNWPAMQPGTIGINPGPMMAAADRVTIEITGRGGHGAHAYQTVDVVLVAAQIITAAQSIVSRNVRPLESAVVSLCAMKAGELGAFSVLPGSATLVGTVRTFNPVVQEMVENRLKELCSAIALGFGATATVHYERIYPATINTESEAIFAGDVAESLVGADHVVRDLEPSMGAEDFSFMLQTKPGAYLRIGQGTGASGSALHNSRYDFNDDILPLGSALHASLIERAMPLPMP
- a CDS encoding ABC transporter substrate-binding protein, translating into MKIQRKMTAAALCVALSAAGMVASAQTVRIANQGDSLSMDPHSLNETLQLSVTGNVYEPLVGRNKDLSLAPALATSWKQTSPTVWRFELRKGVQFHDGTPFTADDVVFSLARTQVEGSDMKSYTNDFKEVRKIDSHTVEIETKTPFPILPDVLSLVYIMSKKWCETNQATVPVDRRKGIENAASFRANGTGPFRLRERQPNVRTVFTRNGSYWGKIEGNVSEVVFTPIGNDATRVAALLSGEVDVMEPVPVQDIDRVNSSPNTRAITGPELRTIFLGMDQKRDELLYSNVKGKNPFKDKRVRQAFYQAIDIEGIKKTVMRGASNPSAQLVGPGINGFQPDMKRLPYDVEAAKKLMAEAGYPNGFEVSMNCPNDRYVNDGRICQTVAANLSRINVKINLQAETKGTYFPKVLRRDTSFYMLGWTPATYDAHNAMNAIMRCVDDKGAGQFNLGAYCNPKVDELTLKVQAETDKDKRNAYIKEAFDLHAADVGHIPLHQQALAWGVNKKVKLVQLADNFMYFKWISIP